The Methanoculleus marisnigri JR1 genome window below encodes:
- the hisH gene encoding imidazole glycerol phosphate synthase subunit HisH, with product MKKRIVIIDYGLGNLRSVLRGLERAGAAPAITADPEAITSADGIVLPGVGAFRDGMEMLGGLAGTVLSAANETPLLGICLGMQMLMDSSEEHGIHRGLGLVPGDVKRFVPAGGEKVPHMGWNTISIDPKTPLFDGLHEEEYVYFVHSYYAAAAPANTIASTTYVHPFASAVNNGLTYGVQFHPEKSGAVGLKILENFIERIC from the coding sequence ATGAAGAAGAGGATAGTTATAATTGATTACGGCCTCGGCAACCTGCGGAGCGTGCTCCGCGGTCTCGAGCGGGCGGGAGCGGCACCGGCGATCACGGCGGACCCGGAGGCGATAACGTCCGCCGACGGCATCGTCCTTCCCGGCGTCGGGGCGTTTCGGGACGGGATGGAGATGCTCGGCGGACTCGCAGGGACCGTTCTTTCCGCCGCGAACGAGACGCCGCTCCTCGGGATCTGCCTCGGGATGCAGATGCTCATGGACTCGAGCGAAGAGCACGGCATCCACCGGGGGCTCGGCCTCGTGCCGGGCGACGTCAAAAGGTTCGTCCCGGCCGGCGGGGAGAAGGTCCCCCACATGGGCTGGAACACCATCAGTATCGACCCAAAGACCCCGCTCTTTGACGGGCTCCACGAGGAGGAGTACGTCTACTTCGTCCACTCCTACTACGCGGCGGCCGCACCGGCGAACACCATCGCGAGCACCACCTACGTCCACCCCTTCGCCTCGGCGGTCAATAACGGGCTCACCTACGGCGTCCAGTTCCACCCCGAGAAGAGCGGGGCGGTGGGGCTGAAGATTCTTGAGAATTTTATCGAGCGAATCTGCTAG
- a CDS encoding bifunctional metallophosphatase/5'-nucleotidase, producing the protein MTAGSPTSAGSPRRQAIIGLLVLLAVALAPIALSGYFSSDPEPVHVRILAVNDFHGQLPGGQKLDGEPAGSAPVLASYLKHAMADAGGATTFVALPGDVVGASPPESGLLLDEPAMLFFNGVAGDSPESMIATFGNHEFDRGTDELLRMVRGGNGTATLDRPVDPYPGAAAEYVCSNVVWKTNGTLLAAPYTIRDAGGAKIAFIGATTIETPSIQKATNVEEVVFRNETESINRYVPEIQRQGVHAIVLLLHEGGSQEPYDGPTREGENVTGRVAAIVAGLDPDVDVVLSGHTHAFTNAYLENAGKNPVLVTQAYSYSRAFADVDIVIDPLTGEVTHTSARIVPAYEYGTSPDPEASVLLEICEEAVGPMTDRTITTASADITRLQTGAGESALGNLVADSQRAAMGADIAFVTTGSLRAEIAEGNVTWGDLYAVQPFSSTVLSIALTGEQVRGVLERQWEAPLPPHNLAVSGLSYTFDERKPAGSRIVEVRVNGTALDPDGEYTAAMVDFLATGGDRYTVFGEGTDIVNGPFDVDALVAYMESLPEPVDAKADGRIAMIA; encoded by the coding sequence ATGACAGCCGGTTCGCCCACAAGCGCCGGATCGCCCCGGCGGCAGGCGATCATCGGGTTACTGGTTCTTCTCGCCGTCGCTCTCGCCCCCATCGCACTCTCGGGATACTTCTCGTCGGACCCTGAACCGGTGCATGTTCGGATCCTCGCGGTCAACGACTTCCACGGGCAGCTCCCCGGCGGGCAGAAACTCGACGGCGAGCCGGCCGGGAGCGCGCCGGTGCTTGCGTCGTACCTCAAACATGCGATGGCCGATGCCGGCGGGGCAACCACGTTCGTCGCGCTCCCGGGAGACGTCGTCGGGGCGTCGCCGCCCGAGTCCGGGCTGCTGCTGGACGAACCCGCCATGCTCTTCTTCAACGGCGTCGCGGGCGACAGCCCGGAGTCGATGATCGCGACCTTCGGCAACCACGAGTTCGACCGGGGCACGGACGAGTTGCTGCGGATGGTCCGCGGCGGGAACGGCACGGCGACCCTCGACCGCCCGGTAGACCCCTACCCGGGTGCGGCGGCGGAGTACGTCTGCTCGAACGTGGTCTGGAAGACGAACGGCACCCTTCTTGCCGCCCCCTACACCATCCGCGACGCCGGCGGTGCAAAGATCGCGTTTATCGGTGCCACGACGATCGAGACGCCCTCGATCCAGAAGGCGACCAACGTAGAAGAGGTCGTCTTTAGAAACGAGACCGAGTCGATCAACCGCTACGTCCCGGAGATCCAGCGGCAGGGGGTGCACGCGATCGTCCTCCTCCTCCACGAGGGCGGCTCGCAGGAACCCTACGACGGCCCGACCCGGGAGGGGGAGAACGTCACCGGCAGGGTCGCCGCGATCGTCGCCGGCCTTGACCCGGACGTGGACGTCGTCCTCTCCGGCCACACCCATGCGTTCACGAACGCCTACCTGGAGAACGCCGGCAAAAACCCGGTCCTGGTGACGCAGGCGTACAGTTACAGCAGGGCGTTTGCCGACGTCGATATCGTCATAGACCCCCTCACCGGCGAGGTCACTCATACGTCGGCGCGGATCGTCCCGGCATATGAATACGGCACCAGCCCCGACCCGGAGGCCTCGGTGCTGCTTGAGATCTGTGAGGAGGCGGTCGGGCCGATGACCGACCGGACCATAACGACCGCATCGGCGGATATCACGCGGCTGCAGACCGGTGCCGGCGAATCCGCGCTCGGCAACCTCGTCGCCGACAGCCAGCGGGCGGCGATGGGCGCCGATATCGCGTTCGTCACCACCGGCTCGCTCCGGGCGGAGATAGCGGAGGGGAACGTCACCTGGGGCGACCTTTATGCGGTGCAGCCGTTCTCTTCGACCGTGCTCTCGATAGCCCTGACAGGCGAGCAGGTCCGGGGCGTGCTGGAACGGCAGTGGGAGGCCCCGCTGCCGCCCCACAACCTCGCCGTCTCCGGGCTGTCGTATACCTTCGACGAGAGAAAGCCCGCCGGCAGCAGGATCGTCGAGGTCCGGGTGAACGGCACCGCACTCGACCCGGACGGGGAGTATACGGCGGCGATGGTCGACTTCCTCGCGACCGGCGGCGACCGGTATACCGTCTTCGGGGAAGGTACGGATATCGTCAACGGGCCGTTCGACGTCGATGCGCTGGTCGCGTATATGGAGTCCCTCCCTGAGCCTGTGGACGCGAAGGCGGATGGGAGGATCGCGATGATCGCGTGA
- a CDS encoding PAS domain-containing protein produces the protein MEKLRDELPGNLLEILQDAAPVLDRRSRERLAAGIEALIDENRDLAVRAARAGLERDALLAAVGRQGIVYDAGGGVVAAGPGEEDRIARALLGRLDVSLGYPGGEPVPPGELPGHRALRGERLASCRYTIHDPGGEDLHAVVSASPIIMDGAVSGATVTWQDVTGEEQACRRLAEANTLLEGLFENLGDIVGVQRPDRTILRYNRAGYEMLGMTPEEVAGRKCYDLLGRTSPCTVCATELAVASRKREVVEKFVPELGRYLECRSSPILDEKGEVAFIVEQLYDITDRRRAEDELRESEATARALLNAPSEMIVLLDRDGRLLDTNEMTTRRFARSREDLIGRNILQFFAPDAAAVYAARLRDVVASGRPARFEDAWDGRLYDVVLYPAADEQGNVIRVAAVARDVTGKKRGEDALRRRTHDLNERVKELSILYEISRIIERRSEPSLNEVFREVVRVLPSGWEYPEDTVARITVHGHRFATERFAETPWRQVSPVVVRGETVGMVEVCYLHERPERDEGPFLAEERALLDIVAGRLGSMIERFQAWDSLEKSESQFREIMQQSFDMIYTCYNEGGIAYISPAVNRILGYTPDEIIGRRCRDFVVPGSLPAWEEGRTKIARGEPVEGLEIEFHRKDGSAACLELNESPIVRDRSVIGVHVVGRDITERKQNEQLRQHAFEQIERNIEQFAILGDHIRQPLQVILGMSELLDEQKATGRIREQVHRINSYITDLDRGWIESRQVREFLRRHELA, from the coding sequence ATGGAGAAACTGCGAGACGAATTACCGGGGAACCTTCTGGAGATACTGCAGGACGCTGCTCCCGTCCTCGACCGCCGGTCGCGGGAGAGGCTGGCGGCGGGCATCGAGGCCCTGATCGACGAGAACCGTGATCTTGCCGTCCGTGCCGCCCGCGCAGGGCTGGAGCGCGATGCCCTTCTTGCCGCCGTCGGCAGGCAGGGGATCGTCTACGACGCCGGCGGCGGGGTGGTCGCGGCGGGCCCGGGCGAGGAGGATCGAATTGCCCGGGCGCTCCTCGGGAGGCTGGACGTATCGCTCGGGTACCCCGGCGGCGAACCGGTTCCTCCCGGCGAACTCCCCGGGCACCGGGCGCTCAGGGGAGAGAGGCTTGCATCCTGCCGCTACACCATCCACGATCCCGGCGGGGAAGATCTTCATGCCGTCGTATCCGCCTCGCCGATCATCATGGACGGGGCCGTCTCCGGCGCCACTGTCACCTGGCAGGACGTCACCGGAGAGGAGCAGGCATGCCGCCGCCTCGCGGAGGCGAACACCCTGCTCGAGGGGCTCTTCGAGAACCTCGGCGATATCGTCGGCGTCCAGCGGCCGGACAGGACGATCCTGCGCTACAATCGCGCCGGCTACGAGATGCTCGGGATGACGCCGGAGGAGGTGGCGGGGCGGAAGTGCTACGACCTCCTCGGGAGGACGTCGCCCTGCACGGTCTGTGCGACGGAGCTTGCGGTCGCGAGCAGGAAGCGGGAGGTCGTGGAGAAGTTCGTGCCCGAACTCGGGCGGTACCTGGAGTGCCGCTCAAGCCCGATCCTGGATGAGAAGGGCGAGGTGGCGTTCATCGTCGAGCAGCTCTACGACATCACCGACCGGAGGCGTGCCGAGGACGAACTCCGGGAGAGCGAGGCGACGGCCCGGGCGCTCCTGAACGCCCCGAGCGAGATGATCGTCCTCCTCGACAGGGATGGCAGGCTCCTCGACACCAACGAGATGACGACACGGCGGTTTGCGCGCAGCCGGGAGGATCTCATCGGCCGGAACATACTCCAGTTCTTCGCGCCGGATGCGGCGGCGGTGTACGCGGCACGCCTCAGGGATGTCGTCGCGTCGGGCCGACCTGCACGGTTCGAGGACGCATGGGATGGGCGGCTGTACGACGTCGTCCTCTACCCGGCCGCCGACGAGCAGGGCAACGTCATCCGGGTTGCGGCGGTTGCACGGGACGTCACCGGGAAGAAGCGGGGGGAGGATGCCCTGCGGAGGCGGACGCACGACCTGAACGAGCGGGTGAAGGAACTCTCGATCCTGTATGAGATATCCCGGATCATCGAGCGGCGATCGGAGCCTTCGCTCAACGAGGTCTTCCGTGAAGTCGTCCGGGTTCTCCCCTCCGGCTGGGAGTACCCGGAGGATACCGTCGCGAGGATCACGGTGCACGGGCATCGGTTTGCGACGGAACGCTTCGCGGAGACGCCCTGGCGGCAGGTATCTCCTGTCGTCGTCCGCGGGGAGACGGTCGGGATGGTGGAGGTCTGTTACCTCCACGAGAGGCCGGAGAGGGACGAAGGCCCGTTCCTCGCCGAAGAGCGGGCGCTGCTCGATATCGTTGCCGGACGGCTCGGAAGCATGATTGAGCGGTTCCAGGCATGGGACTCCCTCGAGAAGAGCGAGTCGCAGTTCCGGGAGATCATGCAGCAGAGTTTCGATATGATCTACACCTGCTACAACGAGGGCGGGATCGCCTACATCTCCCCGGCGGTGAACCGCATCCTCGGCTACACGCCCGATGAGATCATCGGCAGGAGGTGCCGGGACTTCGTCGTCCCCGGGTCGCTCCCCGCCTGGGAGGAGGGGCGAACGAAGATTGCCCGGGGCGAGCCGGTCGAGGGGCTCGAGATTGAGTTCCACCGGAAAGACGGATCGGCGGCCTGCCTCGAACTGAACGAGTCCCCGATCGTCCGCGACCGGTCGGTGATCGGGGTGCACGTTGTCGGCAGGGACATCACCGAGCGGAAACAGAACGAACAACTCCGGCAGCATGCGTTCGAGCAGATCGAACGGAACATCGAGCAGTTCGCGATCCTCGGCGACCATATCCGCCAGCCGCTCCAGGTGATCCTCGGGATGAGCGAACTCCTCGATGAACAGAAGGCCACGGGGAGGATCCGCGAGCAGGTCCACCGGATCAACAGTTACATCACGGATCTCGACCGGGGCTGGATCGAGTCGAGGCAGGTTCGGGAGTTTTTGCGGCGGCACGAGCTGGCGTGA
- a CDS encoding ferritin family protein: MPEFAQPFSGNRMERKLDREELIRTIRFSIAAEYEAIQFYNQIAESTDEPLVQKVMRDIADEEKEHAGEFLRLLRELEPGEEEFYQHGYGEVEEMIEELKKGGK; encoded by the coding sequence ATGCCCGAATTTGCACAACCGTTCTCCGGGAACCGCATGGAGCGCAAACTGGACCGGGAGGAACTCATCAGGACGATCCGGTTCTCGATCGCCGCCGAGTACGAGGCGATCCAGTTCTACAACCAGATCGCCGAATCGACCGACGAACCGCTGGTCCAGAAGGTGATGCGCGATATCGCGGACGAGGAGAAAGAGCATGCAGGAGAGTTCCTGCGGCTTCTCCGGGAGCTTGAGCCCGGCGAAGAGGAGTTCTACCAGCACGGCTACGGAGAAGTCGAGGAGATGATCGAGGAGTTGAAGAAAGGCGGGAAGTGA
- a CDS encoding SDR family oxidoreductase, with protein MEQTILVTGSTDGIGKVTARALSRQGHRVLLHGRDPGKGRRVLAELEAATGSDRLDLFIADLSVQERVRDLAEEIAGAYDRLDVLINNAGVFMPEREVAPGGIETTFAVNFLAQFLLAHEFLPLLARSAPARIVNVASIAHRSVRSIDWENLPGFPDYDAYDAYAVSKVGVVAFTARLARELEGTGVTANSLHPGVIETKLLRAYTHGRDGGAPPKKGAEAEVHLALSPDAGKTSGGYFEESRWTRPSSLALDPVIQERFWEMGSSLTGAARWADPKAYAR; from the coding sequence ATGGAGCAGACCATCCTCGTCACGGGCTCGACGGACGGTATCGGAAAGGTGACCGCACGCGCGCTCTCCCGGCAGGGCCACCGCGTGCTGCTCCACGGTAGAGATCCCGGGAAGGGCCGGAGGGTCCTCGCGGAACTGGAGGCGGCCACCGGCTCCGACCGGCTCGATCTCTTCATCGCCGACCTCTCGGTGCAGGAGCGGGTCAGGGATCTCGCGGAGGAGATCGCCGGGGCGTACGACCGGCTCGACGTTCTCATCAACAACGCCGGGGTCTTCATGCCGGAGCGGGAGGTTGCTCCCGGCGGGATCGAGACGACGTTCGCCGTGAACTTTCTAGCGCAGTTCCTTCTCGCCCACGAGTTCCTCCCGCTTCTTGCGAGAAGCGCTCCGGCACGGATCGTCAACGTCGCGTCGATCGCCCACCGGAGCGTGCGGTCGATCGACTGGGAGAATCTTCCGGGTTTTCCGGACTACGACGCCTACGATGCCTATGCGGTATCGAAGGTAGGGGTCGTCGCCTTCACCGCCCGGCTCGCCAGAGAACTCGAGGGGACGGGGGTGACGGCGAACAGCCTCCATCCGGGGGTGATCGAGACGAAGCTCCTCCGCGCTTATACCCACGGCAGGGACGGCGGTGCACCACCGAAGAAGGGGGCGGAGGCGGAGGTGCACCTCGCCCTCTCCCCGGATGCCGGTAAGACGAGCGGCGGTTACTTCGAGGAGAGCCGGTGGACACGGCCGTCGTCCCTCGCCCTCGACCCGGTGATCCAGGAACGGTTCTGGGAGATGGGAAGCAGTCTCACCGGGGCGGCGCGGTGGGCCGACCCGAAAGCATATGCCCGATGA
- a CDS encoding TrkH family potassium uptake protein produces MHHRKNHFFPEHPGRKALPAAHSQFAIIAPDIGLIFLFIALVSCSPFLVALWYGEESILLPMASAPAGFGIVGVWLAGVPKVEGEARLSVALSAVALIWLAAALIGALPYTFGLNLPYTDSVFEAMSGWTGTGFSLLPSVDATPKTILFWRSLTQWMGGLGIVAFTIALAGRSGLTRFRLYRSEGRSETFMPGVVTTAVEMWRIYLVLTALGIGLVLLSGIPLWDAVNIVMTAISTGGFAVHSAGILYYDSPLLEMLVVPVMIAGALPFKLYFLLYYKKRFQFFSDRQAILLFALIIAGCAAVTLDLATVSALPPAEALREGIFMTVSGITCTGFQNADPRNWYGSTVMILAALMFVGGSAGSTAGGIKLGRVTLGLETLRWWFKRLHTGWRAITPLRHDGRAILEHLPEYEVSKSMLVVVLFALTVAIATLLLLHLAPQDGFDSADIIFEVVSAASSVGLSTGFVNPGISPAAKWLFIIVMWAGRLEIVPVIALVFGAARRL; encoded by the coding sequence ATGCACCATCGCAAAAACCACTTCTTCCCGGAGCATCCCGGCAGAAAGGCATTGCCGGCGGCACACAGCCAGTTCGCGATCATAGCTCCCGACATCGGGCTCATATTCCTCTTCATCGCGCTGGTCTCCTGCTCACCGTTTCTGGTCGCCCTCTGGTACGGCGAAGAGAGCATCCTTCTCCCCATGGCCTCGGCGCCGGCGGGATTCGGCATCGTCGGTGTATGGCTTGCCGGCGTCCCGAAGGTGGAGGGAGAAGCACGCCTCTCCGTCGCCCTCTCGGCGGTCGCCCTGATCTGGCTTGCCGCCGCCCTTATCGGCGCACTCCCCTACACGTTCGGCCTCAACCTCCCCTACACCGACAGCGTCTTCGAGGCGATGTCGGGCTGGACGGGCACGGGGTTCTCCCTCCTCCCGTCGGTCGACGCCACGCCGAAGACGATCCTCTTCTGGCGGTCGCTGACCCAGTGGATGGGCGGGCTCGGGATCGTTGCGTTCACCATCGCTCTCGCGGGCAGATCGGGCCTGACCCGGTTCCGGCTCTACCGCTCGGAAGGCCGGTCCGAGACGTTCATGCCGGGCGTCGTGACCACGGCCGTCGAGATGTGGCGGATCTACCTGGTGCTCACCGCCCTCGGCATCGGGCTCGTCCTCCTCTCGGGCATACCCCTCTGGGACGCCGTAAACATCGTCATGACGGCGATATCGACCGGCGGATTCGCGGTGCATTCGGCCGGCATCCTCTACTACGACAGCCCGCTGCTCGAGATGCTCGTCGTCCCGGTCATGATCGCCGGAGCGCTGCCGTTCAAACTCTACTTCCTCCTGTACTACAAGAAGAGGTTCCAGTTCTTCTCCGACCGGCAGGCGATCCTCCTCTTCGCCCTCATCATTGCCGGGTGCGCCGCCGTCACCCTCGACCTCGCAACCGTCTCGGCCCTCCCGCCCGCCGAGGCCCTCCGGGAGGGGATCTTCATGACCGTGAGCGGCATCACCTGCACCGGGTTCCAGAACGCAGACCCGCGGAACTGGTACGGCTCGACGGTGATGATTCTCGCCGCGCTGATGTTCGTCGGCGGATCGGCCGGGAGCACCGCCGGCGGGATCAAACTCGGCCGGGTCACCCTCGGTCTCGAGACGCTCCGGTGGTGGTTTAAGAGGCTGCATACCGGCTGGCGGGCGATCACCCCGCTCCGGCACGACGGGCGGGCGATCCTCGAACACCTCCCGGAGTACGAGGTCTCGAAGAGCATGCTCGTCGTCGTCCTCTTCGCCCTGACGGTCGCGATCGCCACCCTCCTCCTGCTCCACCTCGCCCCGCAGGACGGATTCGACTCCGCCGACATCATCTTCGAGGTCGTCTCCGCCGCATCCAGCGTCGGACTCAGCACCGGGTTCGTGAACCCCGGGATCTCCCCCGCGGCAAAATGGCTTTTTATCATCGTCATGTGGGCAGGGAGGCTTGAGATCGTTCCGGTCATCGCTCTTGTCTTCGGGGCGGCGCGGAGGCTGTAG
- a CDS encoding AMP-binding protein, producing MVRYSVTMDDDLVQAIDRIREYRGMSRSEWLNDLCTKHLDGASAKGVQTAVPAGIQPANAREPNMTDYEAACANFTIDVPDQFNFGYDVIDRWAETDRNKLAMIWVNQEGEERKYTFRDLRYLSNGAANILLKYGIKKGDRVMLMLPRIPEWWIFVIALIKLGAVFCPCPTMLTPKDIKYRVQAGKFRMIITNLENAEKVDEVADACPLLDTLFLADGEREGWASYPHEIEYPAPVSHHKVSMPVAKKTKSIDPMMIYFTSGTTGEAKMVLHNQSYPLGHIITASLWQDVTENDLHLTFSDTGWAKCAWGKIFGQWIAGACIFVYDIRGKFGATELLPLIERYEVTTFCAPPTVYRMLILADLDKFDFRDLRHCCSAGEPLNPEVIRVWEDGTGQAIYEGYGQTETVCCIATFPCMQHKPGSMGKPAPGWHIELHDDDGNPAGPGEEGRIAVKLDPRPVGLFVEYLDNPEANRESFQNGYYYTGDKARMDEDGYFWFIGRSDDVIKSSGYRIGPFEVESALMEHPAVQESAVVGSPDLIRGMVVKAFIVLKPGYQPSESLVKELQAHVRNTTAPYKYPRAIEFVQELPKTISGKIQRNVLRDQELRMSNNGN from the coding sequence ATGGTGCGATACTCGGTCACGATGGATGACGACCTCGTGCAAGCGATCGACAGGATACGCGAATACCGGGGCATGTCCCGGTCGGAATGGCTCAACGACCTCTGCACGAAGCATCTTGACGGTGCATCCGCGAAAGGCGTGCAGACCGCGGTTCCCGCGGGGATACAGCCTGCAAACGCCCGGGAGCCGAATATGACCGATTACGAGGCCGCCTGCGCCAACTTCACGATCGACGTCCCCGACCAGTTCAACTTCGGCTACGACGTGATCGACCGGTGGGCCGAGACCGACCGGAACAAGCTCGCCATGATCTGGGTGAACCAGGAAGGGGAAGAACGGAAGTACACGTTCCGCGATCTGCGGTACCTCTCCAACGGTGCCGCGAACATCCTCCTCAAGTACGGCATCAAGAAGGGCGACCGGGTCATGCTGATGCTCCCGCGGATCCCGGAATGGTGGATCTTCGTCATCGCTCTCATCAAACTCGGCGCGGTCTTCTGCCCCTGCCCGACGATGCTGACGCCGAAGGACATCAAATATCGCGTGCAGGCCGGGAAGTTCCGGATGATCATCACGAACTTGGAGAATGCCGAGAAGGTCGACGAGGTCGCCGATGCCTGCCCGCTGCTCGACACCCTCTTCCTCGCGGACGGGGAGCGGGAGGGCTGGGCGAGTTACCCGCACGAGATTGAGTACCCTGCACCGGTATCGCACCACAAGGTCAGCATGCCGGTCGCGAAGAAGACGAAATCGATCGACCCGATGATGATCTACTTCACCTCGGGCACCACCGGCGAGGCCAAGATGGTGCTGCACAACCAGAGTTACCCGCTCGGGCACATCATCACCGCCTCGCTCTGGCAGGACGTCACGGAGAACGACCTGCACCTGACGTTCTCCGATACCGGCTGGGCGAAGTGCGCCTGGGGCAAGATATTCGGCCAGTGGATCGCCGGAGCCTGCATCTTCGTCTACGATATCCGGGGGAAGTTCGGCGCGACCGAGCTCCTCCCGCTGATCGAGAGGTACGAGGTGACCACGTTCTGCGCACCGCCGACGGTCTACCGGATGCTGATCCTCGCCGATCTCGACAAGTTCGACTTCCGCGACCTGCGGCACTGCTGCAGCGCCGGGGAACCGCTCAACCCCGAGGTGATCCGCGTCTGGGAGGACGGCACCGGGCAGGCCATCTACGAGGGATACGGCCAGACGGAGACCGTCTGCTGCATCGCCACGTTCCCCTGCATGCAGCATAAGCCCGGGTCCATGGGGAAACCCGCACCGGGCTGGCATATCGAGCTCCACGACGACGACGGCAACCCGGCCGGCCCCGGCGAGGAAGGGCGGATCGCGGTCAAACTCGACCCCCGGCCGGTCGGGCTCTTCGTTGAGTACCTGGACAACCCCGAGGCGAACCGGGAATCGTTCCAGAACGGGTACTACTACACCGGCGACAAGGCGCGTATGGACGAGGACGGCTACTTCTGGTTCATCGGAAGGAGCGACGACGTCATCAAGTCGTCCGGCTACCGGATCGGGCCGTTCGAGGTCGAGAGCGCCCTCATGGAGCACCCGGCCGTCCAGGAATCGGCGGTCGTCGGGTCGCCCGACCTCATCCGGGGGATGGTCGTCAAGGCCTTCATCGTGTTGAAGCCCGGCTACCAGCCGTCCGAATCGCTGGTCAAGGAACTTCAGGCCCACGTCCGGAACACCACCGCCCCGTACAAGTACCCGCGGGCGATCGAGTTCGTCCAGGAACTCCCGAAGACGATATCCGGCAAGATCCAGAGGAACGTCCTGCGGGACCAGGAACTGCGGATGAGTAATAACGGGAACTGA
- a CDS encoding phosphoadenosine phosphosulfate reductase domain-containing protein, with translation MARIYLGKILLRWCDACHAPVLSGVCACGAPTRPVAVTPPGDARPAFPDDIERINRIFREHFGAALIPEGHIALLNKVPADDRMDEIVLGGAVVGAVRYFPDEHRWEPLPRPAAANYLKPTKRYVVVDDGAIPSIRESGASVLAPGLVSIDPAVAEGDEVFILTKAGECVGVGRAKADAATAGTMERGVIVRTRKNAPSVCVPGETTWDDAVRANEPVLADYEARSVRFVREVAEQNPQRATVSYSGGKDSLATLLVVLKALGPVPLLFADTGFEFPETCENVDAVAERYGLEVFRICDEEAFWKTFEENGPPAVDSRWCCTVCKLHPVGRLIDENWGECLSFIGQRKYESVRRMQSRRVWKNSHVPQQLSAAPIQQWTAMHVWLYIFREKAPYNPLYERGLDRIGCFMCPSSDLATFAIIGESHPELLEMWNGRLARWQEKCGLSEDWIERGLWRKRGDADEEEDSYN, from the coding sequence ATGGCCCGCATCTACCTCGGCAAGATCCTGCTTCGCTGGTGCGACGCATGCCACGCCCCCGTGCTCTCCGGGGTCTGCGCCTGCGGCGCCCCCACCCGCCCGGTAGCCGTCACGCCGCCGGGAGACGCCCGGCCCGCGTTCCCCGACGACATCGAGCGGATCAACCGTATATTCCGCGAGCATTTCGGAGCGGCGCTGATACCGGAGGGCCATATCGCGCTCCTGAACAAGGTTCCCGCCGACGACCGGATGGACGAGATCGTCCTCGGCGGGGCGGTCGTCGGCGCGGTCCGCTACTTCCCCGACGAGCACCGCTGGGAGCCCCTCCCGCGCCCGGCCGCCGCGAATTACCTGAAGCCGACGAAGCGCTACGTCGTCGTCGACGACGGCGCGATCCCGTCCATCCGTGAGTCCGGGGCAAGCGTCCTCGCACCGGGCCTCGTCTCGATCGACCCCGCCGTCGCCGAAGGCGACGAGGTCTTCATCCTGACGAAGGCCGGCGAGTGTGTCGGCGTCGGCAGAGCGAAGGCCGACGCCGCAACCGCCGGGACGATGGAGCGGGGAGTCATCGTCAGGACGCGAAAGAACGCGCCCTCGGTCTGTGTTCCCGGAGAAACGACGTGGGACGACGCCGTCAGGGCAAACGAGCCGGTTCTCGCGGACTACGAGGCCAGAAGCGTCCGGTTCGTCCGCGAGGTCGCGGAGCAGAACCCGCAAAGGGCCACGGTCTCCTACTCCGGCGGCAAGGACAGCCTCGCGACCCTGCTCGTTGTCTTAAAAGCGCTCGGCCCGGTGCCGCTCCTCTTTGCGGACACGGGGTTCGAGTTCCCCGAGACCTGCGAGAACGTGGACGCGGTGGCGGAGCGTTACGGGCTCGAAGTCTTCAGGATCTGCGACGAAGAGGCGTTCTGGAAGACATTCGAGGAGAACGGTCCGCCTGCCGTCGACAGCCGCTGGTGCTGCACGGTCTGCAAACTTCACCCTGTCGGCCGCCTGATCGACGAGAACTGGGGAGAATGCCTCTCGTTCATCGGGCAGCGGAAGTACGAGTCGGTGCGGCGGATGCAGAGCAGACGGGTCTGGAAGAACTCCCATGTCCCGCAGCAACTCTCGGCGGCCCCCATCCAGCAGTGGACGGCGATGCACGTCTGGCTCTACATCTTCCGCGAGAAGGCGCCCTACAACCCCCTCTACGAGCGGGGGCTCGACCGTATCGGGTGTTTCATGTGCCCCTCGAGCGACCTTGCGACGTTTGCAATCATCGGGGAATCTCACCCCGAACTCCTGGAGATGTGGAATGGAAGACTCGCCCGGTGGCAGGAGAAGTGCGGCCTCTCCGAAGACTGGATCGAACGCGGACTGTGGCGGAAACGGGGAGATGCGGATGAAGAAGAGGATAGTTATAATTGA